A window of the Oscillospiraceae bacterium NTUH-002-81 genome harbors these coding sequences:
- a CDS encoding ATP-binding protein: MTIEEILAGESKNVEFKENLPEKSIKYMKSVVAFANGTGGKIIFGIADKTREVVGFDKEDVFKKMDAIANAVSDSCEPAIIPDITLQTVNGKTVIVVEVSEGRQRPYYIKALGRDGGVYVRVAGTTRLADEYMVKELLFEGSNRYYDQVLCTGLNITDEDIDALCKAMKEQAIKNAHTEEQKAYIKDVGRQQLRSWGVLIERDGKDYPSNAFAILTGNGGLHVATQCGVFKGTTKAVFVDRREYTGPLWEQIDEAFQFVLRNIHLGATIVGIYRQDVYEIPPDAIRELIINAMVHRSYLDHGTIQVAVYDNRLEITSPGKLPMGQTMERMKEGYSKIRNEALAHAFAYMNLIEHWGSGIPRIIDKVKAAGLREPEFIGGEVDLRINIYRGQVDTNNAIINANGTKNDTNGVNCGADDGTNGAEVPLNKEQTQIEKLLQIIEKNPSATQAYYAEEIGISKRTVSRMFASLQEKGRLVQSGTKRKANWKIIR; encoded by the coding sequence ATGACCATAGAAGAAATTCTTGCAGGAGAATCGAAGAATGTAGAGTTCAAAGAGAACCTGCCGGAGAAAAGCATCAAATATATGAAGTCTGTGGTTGCCTTTGCAAATGGAACTGGAGGAAAAATCATTTTCGGAATTGCCGATAAAACCAGAGAGGTTGTTGGCTTTGACAAGGAAGATGTATTCAAGAAAATGGATGCCATTGCCAATGCCGTATCAGACAGCTGTGAACCGGCAATTATCCCGGATATTACTTTACAGACGGTTAATGGTAAGACTGTCATTGTGGTAGAGGTTTCTGAGGGCAGACAGCGTCCGTATTATATCAAAGCCCTTGGCAGAGATGGCGGTGTATATGTCCGTGTTGCCGGAACCACCCGCCTTGCCGATGAGTATATGGTCAAGGAGCTGTTGTTTGAGGGCAGTAACCGCTACTACGATCAGGTTTTGTGTACAGGACTGAATATCACGGATGAAGATATTGATGCTCTTTGCAAAGCTATGAAGGAGCAGGCAATCAAAAACGCACATACTGAGGAACAGAAAGCATACATCAAAGATGTCGGTAGACAGCAGCTGCGTTCCTGGGGTGTTTTGATTGAGCGTGATGGAAAAGATTATCCGTCCAATGCCTTTGCTATTTTGACAGGCAACGGAGGACTTCATGTTGCAACGCAATGTGGTGTGTTCAAAGGTACAACGAAAGCGGTATTTGTTGACCGTAGAGAATATACCGGTCCGCTTTGGGAGCAGATAGATGAAGCATTTCAGTTTGTTCTGAGAAATATTCATCTGGGTGCTACCATTGTGGGAATTTATCGGCAGGATGTTTATGAGATTCCACCGGATGCCATTCGTGAGTTGATTATCAATGCCATGGTACATCGTAGTTATCTGGATCATGGTACGATACAGGTTGCGGTATATGACAACCGATTGGAAATTACTTCTCCAGGAAAGCTGCCAATGGGACAAACGATGGAGCGTATGAAAGAAGGCTATTCCAAAATCAGAAATGAAGCCCTTGCCCATGCGTTTGCTTATATGAACCTGATTGAGCATTGGGGAAGCGGTATTCCGAGAATTATTGATAAAGTAAAAGCTGCCGGACTGCGGGAGCCGGAGTTTATTGGTGGCGAAGTTGATTTGCGTATCAATATTTATCGAGGTCAGGTTGATACCAATAACGCCATAATTAACGCCAATGGCACTAAAAATGACACTAATGGCGTTAATTGTGGCGCTGATGATGGCACTAATGGCGCTGAAGTGCCACTTAATAAGGAACAGACGCAGATAGAAAAATTGTTGCAGATTATAGAGAAGAATCCGTCTGCAACACAGGCATATTATGCGGAAGAAATAGGTATATCGAAAAGAACGGTTTCTCGAATGTTTGCTTCTTTACAGGAAAAAGGTAGATTGGTACAGAGCGGAACAAAACGAAAAGCAAATTGGAAAATTATAAGGTAG
- a CDS encoding DUF3791 domain-containing protein, giving the protein MTANPILLQKKYARVIECFAKQQGLSLDEALGLFYHSEVYQLMRDGVSDMHCMSDLYLVEELRLEYTEKFLENCQ; this is encoded by the coding sequence ATGACTGCAAACCCGATTTTACTTCAGAAAAAATATGCCCGTGTCATTGAGTGCTTTGCCAAACAGCAGGGACTTTCTCTGGATGAGGCATTGGGATTATTTTATCATTCTGAAGTTTATCAGCTAATGCGAGATGGTGTTTCTGATATGCACTGTATGAGTGATCTGTATCTTGTAGAGGAATTAAGACTGGAATATACAGAGAAGTTTCTGGAAAATTGCCAATAA
- the pglX gene encoding BREX-1 system adenine-specific DNA-methyltransferase PglX, with protein MDKNAIKKFAVWARTELIARVSLKGVEYGITEDNIEDANADSVGGKVLTADEKKQRQALIAEINDKGYRQVMEEIAYTWFNRFSALRFMEVNGYLPSHVRVFTDEENNFKPQIITEAIHLDLDGLDMEKVYELKDAEKTEELYKYLLIVQCNALNKILPEMFQKIADYTELLLPDNLLREGSVIQQMIELIPEDDWKDAVQIIGWLYQYYNSEKKDDVFTALKKNVKITKENIPAATQLFTPDWIVRYMVENSLGRLWLEGHPDVKEQLLPTEEEQSAYVAGNRDPEDTKWHYYLEEAEQEPEVQAQLAGIRKEYAALTPDQLKVIDPCSGSGHILAYMFDVLMKIYESYGYTTREAVASIVENNLYGLDIDDRAAQLAYFAVMMKARQYDRRFFRRGIQPHVYAIVESNHVDKFAVDYFCNGDMKLTAAMDTIIKELHDAKEYGSILTVTPQDWSMLYDRFAEITEDIHMSRDTVLRELLPLVQVAEALAQKYDTVVTNPPYMSSSNMGAILLKYVKKQYADGKNDMFSVFMQKNMELTKKNGFIGMITMHSWMFLSRYQSLRLQLLNYTLENVLHLGARAFEDIGGEVVQTASFVIRKSHLFDYIGKFEKLTELSDSQEKIKNYNNKELIYCCHQNNYLHMVDNIIAYWISEKIGYHFSNTHLLGSAVDCRQGIATGNNDLFLRFWHEVEYGKIGFSIESQEQFFESKKLFVPYNKGGSFRRWFGNREYVIKMDYTNYNLLLTMGNHLPSRQYYFQSGITWNDLSTALYCARYVDKGFVFDAAGPTCFYTGDEKYLLGLLNSNVAQTFLNVICQGLHYSTGHIPNIPFILNRESEVNIIVSANLQMSKNDWDSFETSWDFQHHPLLRKVSTIAEAFDQWQTECDDRFNQLKANEEELNRIFIDIYGLQDELTPEVEDKDVTVRKADLGRDIRSFISYAVGCMFGRYSLDVDGLAYVGGEWDNSKYASFAADKDNIIPICDDEYFEDDIVGLFVEFVKTVYGADTLDENLKFIADALGGKGQPKDVIRNYFLSDFYSDHCKMYQKRPIYWLFDSGKKNGFKALIYMHRYQPDTIARIRTDYVHEQQARYRTAIADLEQRIANASTGERVKLNKKLTTLQAQDTEIRTYEEKIHHLADQMISIDLDDGVKKNYAIIQDVLAKIK; from the coding sequence ATGGATAAAAATGCGATAAAAAAGTTTGCTGTCTGGGCAAGAACAGAGCTGATCGCCCGTGTTTCCCTGAAAGGTGTGGAATACGGTATCACAGAGGACAACATTGAGGATGCCAATGCGGACAGTGTTGGCGGCAAAGTCCTCACTGCCGATGAAAAGAAACAGCGTCAGGCTTTGATTGCTGAGATTAACGATAAAGGATATAGGCAGGTCATGGAGGAGATTGCCTACACTTGGTTCAACCGCTTCTCTGCTCTGCGATTCATGGAAGTCAATGGCTATCTTCCTTCTCATGTGCGTGTGTTCACGGACGAGGAAAACAACTTTAAGCCGCAGATTATAACCGAAGCCATTCATTTGGATTTGGATGGACTGGATATGGAAAAGGTCTATGAACTGAAAGATGCCGAAAAGACCGAAGAACTGTATAAATATCTGCTGATCGTGCAGTGTAACGCCTTGAATAAGATTCTGCCAGAAATGTTCCAGAAGATTGCAGATTACACCGAGCTTCTTCTGCCGGACAATCTGCTCCGTGAAGGCAGCGTCATTCAGCAGATGATTGAGCTGATACCGGAGGATGATTGGAAGGATGCTGTCCAGATCATCGGCTGGTTGTATCAGTATTATAACAGTGAGAAAAAGGATGACGTTTTCACAGCACTGAAAAAGAATGTGAAAATCACAAAAGAAAACATCCCTGCAGCAACCCAGCTTTTCACACCGGACTGGATTGTTCGCTACATGGTAGAGAACAGCCTTGGTCGCCTGTGGTTGGAGGGACACCCGGATGTAAAAGAACAGCTTTTGCCGACAGAGGAAGAACAGTCTGCCTATGTTGCCGGAAACCGTGACCCGGAAGATACCAAATGGCACTACTATCTGGAAGAAGCCGAGCAGGAGCCAGAAGTGCAGGCACAGCTTGCCGGGATTCGCAAGGAATACGCCGCACTGACACCAGATCAGCTGAAGGTCATTGATCCTTGCTCTGGTTCCGGTCATATTCTTGCATATATGTTTGATGTGCTGATGAAGATTTATGAATCCTACGGCTATACCACCCGTGAAGCAGTGGCAAGCATTGTGGAGAATAATCTTTATGGTTTGGATATTGATGACCGTGCGGCACAGCTGGCTTATTTTGCGGTAATGATGAAAGCCCGTCAGTATGACCGACGCTTTTTCAGACGTGGCATTCAGCCACATGTATATGCTATTGTGGAGAGTAACCATGTAGACAAATTTGCAGTAGATTATTTCTGTAATGGCGATATGAAGCTCACAGCCGCTATGGATACTATCATCAAAGAATTACATGATGCAAAGGAATACGGCTCGATTCTGACGGTAACACCGCAGGATTGGTCGATGCTGTATGACCGTTTTGCAGAGATTACGGAAGATATACATATGTCCCGTGATACGGTATTGAGAGAATTACTGCCGTTGGTGCAGGTAGCAGAGGCATTAGCACAGAAGTATGATACGGTTGTGACGAATCCGCCATATATGAGTAGTTCTAATATGGGGGCTATTTTACTGAAATATGTAAAAAAGCAGTATGCCGATGGTAAAAATGATATGTTTTCTGTATTTATGCAGAAAAACATGGAATTAACAAAAAAGAATGGATTTATCGGTATGATAACGATGCATTCTTGGATGTTCCTTTCACGTTATCAATCCTTACGATTACAATTATTAAACTATACATTGGAAAATGTGTTGCATTTAGGAGCAAGGGCATTTGAAGATATTGGTGGAGAAGTTGTACAGACGGCTTCATTTGTAATTAGGAAGTCCCATCTGTTTGATTATATTGGAAAATTTGAAAAATTAACTGAGTTATCGGATTCGCAAGAGAAGATAAAAAATTATAATAATAAAGAGTTGATATATTGCTGCCATCAAAATAATTATTTGCACATGGTTGATAATATTATTGCATATTGGATAAGTGAGAAAATTGGCTATCATTTTTCAAATACACATTTACTTGGAAGTGCTGTTGACTGTCGCCAGGGAATCGCAACGGGAAATAATGATTTGTTTTTGCGTTTTTGGCATGAAGTTGAGTATGGAAAAATTGGATTTAGTATTGAAAGCCAAGAACAATTTTTTGAAAGTAAAAAATTGTTTGTACCATATAATAAAGGGGGATCATTTAGAAGATGGTTTGGAAATAGAGAGTATGTTATAAAAATGGATTATACAAATTATAATTTACTCTTAACAATGGGAAATCATCTACCATCAAGGCAATACTATTTTCAAAGTGGAATTACATGGAACGATTTATCAACAGCGTTATATTGTGCGAGATATGTGGATAAAGGATTTGTGTTTGATGCTGCTGGTCCAACCTGCTTTTATACAGGAGATGAGAAGTATTTGCTTGGACTTTTAAATTCAAATGTGGCGCAAACCTTTTTGAATGTAATATGTCAAGGACTTCATTATAGTACCGGACATATACCTAATATCCCGTTTATATTGAATAGAGAAAGCGAAGTAAATATTATAGTATCAGCAAATTTACAAATGTCAAAGAATGATTGGGATTCCTTTGAAACTTCATGGGATTTCCAGCACCATCCATTACTTCGTAAAGTTTCTACCATTGCCGAAGCCTTTGACCAGTGGCAGACTGAATGTGATGACCGCTTCAACCAGTTGAAAGCTAATGAGGAAGAACTGAACCGTATCTTCATTGACATTTATGGTTTGCAGGATGAGCTGACACCAGAGGTTGAGGATAAGGATGTTACTGTCCGCAAGGCTGACCTTGGTAGAGATATTCGCTCTTTCATTTCCTATGCGGTTGGTTGTATGTTTGGTCGTTACTCTCTGGATGTGGACGGGCTTGCCTATGTAGGTGGCGAATGGGACAACAGCAAGTACGCTTCTTTCGCTGCGGATAAGGATAACATTATCCCGATTTGCGACGATGAATACTTCGAGGATGATATCGTCGGTCTGTTCGTGGAGTTTGTGAAAACGGTTTATGGTGCAGATACGCTGGACGAAAACCTGAAATTCATTGCGGATGCTCTCGGCGGCAAGGGTCAGCCGAAGGATGTGATTCGGAATTATTTCCTGAGTGACTTTTACTCCGACCATTGCAAGATGTATCAGAAACGTCCGATCTACTGGTTGTTTGACAGCGGCAAAAAGAATGGCTTCAAGGCACTGATCTATATGCACCGCTACCAGCCGGACACCATTGCCCGTATCCGTACCGACTATGTGCATGAGCAGCAGGCTCGTTATCGCACTGCCATTGCCGATCTGGAACAACGTATTGCCAATGCTTCTACTGGCGAGCGTGTGAAGCTGAACAAAAAGCTGACCACCTTGCAGGCACAGGATACTGAAATCAGAACCTATGAGGAAAAGATTCATCACCTTGCCGATCAGATGATTTCCATTGATCTGGACGATGGTGTAAAGAAGAATTATGCAATTATCCAGGATGTTTTGGCTAAAATAAAGTAA
- a CDS encoding SEFIR domain-containing protein has translation MDNNPRVFISYAHKNQAYEDKVLKLANRLRSEGIDAMIDQYEEAPSEGWPRWMEHQITESEFVLVLCEETYNRKLYSDKKGKGVVWEANIVYQMLYDSAAETNKFIAAFFDDDDQQYIPTPLKPYTYYNLSDERQYERLYWRFRGVTNSKKPPLGELKPLPEKKRKTMFFSSPINLEKWNVAKWRGTVYFWGGDAPAIGLFFTNYSVGKEIFKEWKKKYKDMAFADTFLKVDYIVPPFPKSCWIYESYDRNYGKGYFLHIGANIDESISRANNCGIEMQQLLLATVSRYQWMDENNGSGNRDQFLDMYNKTGKYYLVPVGLKNPSMGVVIENMQFDFEYAIPMKEITVTAGTKITEENPCKAVIMEPEE, from the coding sequence ATGGATAATAACCCAAGAGTATTTATTTCGTATGCACATAAAAATCAAGCATATGAAGATAAAGTATTAAAGTTAGCAAATAGATTACGTTCAGAAGGCATTGATGCAATGATAGATCAGTATGAGGAAGCACCTTCTGAAGGATGGCCACGGTGGATGGAACATCAAATAACGGAGTCAGAATTTGTTCTTGTCTTGTGCGAAGAAACGTATAATCGAAAACTCTATTCTGACAAAAAAGGTAAAGGTGTGGTTTGGGAAGCTAATATTGTTTATCAAATGTTATATGATTCAGCAGCAGAAACAAATAAATTCATTGCGGCATTTTTTGATGACGATGATCAGCAGTATATACCCACACCGCTGAAACCATACACATATTATAATCTTTCGGATGAAAGACAATATGAAAGGCTGTATTGGCGTTTTAGGGGTGTTACCAATAGTAAAAAGCCTCCATTAGGTGAGTTGAAACCATTACCGGAAAAGAAGCGAAAAACAATGTTCTTTTCTTCACCAATTAACCTTGAAAAGTGGAATGTTGCAAAGTGGAGAGGAACAGTATATTTTTGGGGTGGAGATGCACCTGCCATAGGCTTGTTTTTTACAAATTACTCAGTGGGTAAAGAAATTTTCAAAGAGTGGAAGAAAAAATACAAAGATATGGCATTCGCAGATACTTTTTTGAAGGTTGACTATATTGTTCCACCGTTTCCTAAGTCATGTTGGATATATGAATCGTATGACAGAAATTATGGAAAAGGATATTTTCTGCATATAGGCGCAAATATTGATGAAAGCATTAGTCGAGCTAATAATTGCGGAATAGAAATGCAACAACTACTTTTGGCAACGGTTTCACGTTACCAGTGGATGGATGAAAATAACGGATCAGGTAATAGAGATCAGTTTTTAGATATGTATAACAAGACAGGAAAATATTATTTAGTTCCTGTCGGATTAAAGAATCCATCAATGGGAGTTGTAATAGAAAATATGCAATTTGATTTTGAGTACGCAATTCCAATGAAAGAAATAACGGTTACAGCTGGAACAAAGATAACGGAGGAGAATCCCTGCAAAGCAGTTATTATGGAGCCGGAGGAATGA
- the brxC gene encoding BREX system P-loop protein BrxC: MMIRDMFADDINRKINGVIKVDQAADDVIEQELNEYVITRELKKHFITFFNYYGDAFDQPTADMGVWISGFFGSGKSHFLKMLSYLLENKEVKGIRSVERFRKKFEDDPATFMLIDRATKGTTETILFNIDIEGFSNKDKTAVLRVFAKMFYNHLGFYGENLKVAMMERYIDQQGKTEEFRRVFEEKKGKPWLEMRRAFAFNGKFIIPTLMEVLDMSEDDAKTWFNDKTATEISIAQLVEDMKAYVDTKPANFRLLFMIDEVGQYVGTDTDMLLNLQSLTEKIGSECEGKIWVICTGQEAIDEIIKVRADEFSRIQARFKTRLSLSSSSVDEVIQKRILKKKTEAAKDLEGVYEQNDSVLRNLFSFSGSILDIKGYSGPREFTENFPFVPYQFIIMQKVFAEIRKHGNSGKHLSGGERSMLSGFQEAAQKIQEKDEYALVPFFRFYDTVHTFLDGSIRRVIERCQKAADNGDGIEQQDVDVLKLLYLIRYIDDIPSNLDNIVILMADDIRVDKIIMREAVRGCLDRLMSQNYIGRTGDTYNFLTDEEQDIQREIRDTNVDTASIVERIAQMIYGDIFTTKKFRYGKYDFAFDQMVDGITVGVATGGMRLRFLTVATDAIEKTDYRLMAESKGNEAIVVLADTPYYESLESAMKIRKYVKQRNVSQLPKTVQKIISDQQDEAGKYELSAMTELQNAIEGAQFYVDGEHLEIKAGNAKSKIDQSLEYLVAHVYSKLDLITDNAGSDADIIAILTGAVTALPGMEPNRDAASAMEEYLEMQDAKKLPTSMADVQSKYSAIPYGWKEIDIAAVAAQLIYSQKVTIKYAGNTIQPDDPKLPDMLRKKSEIGKTSISKRKTISATMMRDVKSMLRDYFDVMDVPDDEDGLIRFVTEKFSEQRDYYASLDARYDGHKYPDRALVQEAIHLMDDVLSQKKDNIALIERVLKKEDALFDNKEAMSNGIENFFKTQVTVFDQAVQFEKSLHDDLDRIAENEEAHKALNTIRLITIVQTGSKFNYNRIRELNPLMDTVRTAHDKMLEEKRAEVLETVRQCMEATHTAANGDSKASHLIEKSDKYFSQCKEKIAELKSLALLDAMFLPMCQYKDDTVSNIETVLAPPAPKPPVQPTQPGKRTSDRKEKGCPCL; encoded by the coding sequence ATGATGATTCGAGATATGTTTGCGGATGACATTAACCGCAAAATCAATGGTGTAATTAAAGTAGATCAGGCTGCTGATGATGTAATCGAGCAGGAGTTAAATGAATATGTCATTACCAGAGAATTGAAGAAACACTTCATCACTTTCTTCAACTATTATGGGGATGCCTTTGACCAGCCTACGGCTGATATGGGTGTTTGGATTTCCGGTTTCTTTGGAAGTGGTAAATCTCACTTTCTGAAAATGCTTTCCTACCTTCTGGAAAATAAAGAGGTAAAAGGTATTCGGAGTGTAGAACGTTTTCGTAAGAAGTTTGAGGACGATCCGGCAACCTTTATGCTGATTGACCGTGCTACAAAGGGAACAACGGAGACAATTCTGTTTAATATTGATATTGAGGGATTCAGCAATAAAGACAAGACTGCTGTACTTCGTGTTTTTGCAAAGATGTTCTACAACCATCTGGGATTTTACGGTGAAAATCTGAAAGTTGCCATGATGGAGCGTTATATTGACCAGCAGGGTAAGACAGAGGAGTTCCGCAGAGTTTTTGAAGAAAAGAAAGGCAAGCCTTGGCTTGAAATGCGCCGTGCCTTTGCTTTCAATGGAAAGTTCATCATCCCGACACTGATGGAAGTTCTGGATATGAGTGAGGACGATGCCAAGACGTGGTTCAATGATAAAACTGCAACAGAAATTTCTATCGCACAGCTTGTGGAAGATATGAAAGCCTATGTAGATACCAAGCCTGCCAACTTCCGTCTGCTGTTTATGATTGACGAGGTTGGTCAGTATGTTGGTACGGATACCGATATGCTTTTGAACCTCCAGTCTCTGACCGAGAAAATCGGAAGTGAGTGCGAAGGTAAGATCTGGGTGATCTGTACCGGACAGGAAGCCATTGATGAAATCATCAAAGTTCGTGCCGATGAGTTCTCCCGTATCCAGGCTCGTTTCAAAACAAGACTGAGCTTATCTTCTTCCTCCGTGGATGAAGTCATCCAGAAGCGTATTCTAAAAAAGAAAACAGAAGCAGCCAAAGACCTGGAAGGTGTTTATGAGCAGAATGATTCTGTCCTTCGTAACCTATTCAGCTTCAGTGGCTCTATTCTGGACATTAAAGGCTACTCCGGTCCGAGAGAATTTACAGAGAACTTCCCATTCGTGCCGTATCAGTTTATTATCATGCAGAAAGTATTTGCTGAAATCCGAAAACACGGAAATTCCGGTAAACACCTGTCCGGTGGTGAGCGTTCCATGCTGTCCGGTTTCCAGGAAGCTGCACAGAAAATTCAGGAGAAGGATGAATACGCACTTGTTCCATTCTTCCGTTTTTACGATACCGTACATACTTTCCTGGACGGTTCTATTCGCCGAGTAATTGAGCGTTGCCAGAAAGCTGCTGACAATGGGGACGGCATCGAACAGCAGGATGTGGATGTACTGAAACTTCTGTACTTGATTCGATATATTGATGATATTCCTTCTAATCTGGACAATATCGTGATCCTTATGGCGGACGATATTCGTGTGGATAAGATTATTATGCGTGAAGCTGTCCGTGGATGCCTTGACCGTCTGATGAGCCAGAACTATATCGGCAGAACCGGCGACACCTATAACTTCCTGACTGATGAAGAACAGGACATTCAGCGTGAAATCCGAGATACCAATGTGGATACCGCATCTATCGTAGAGCGTATCGCCCAGATGATTTACGGCGATATTTTCACAACTAAGAAGTTCCGTTATGGAAAATATGACTTTGCTTTCGATCAGATGGTTGACGGCATTACGGTTGGTGTGGCAACAGGCGGTATGCGTCTGCGTTTCCTAACCGTGGCAACGGATGCCATTGAAAAAACAGATTATCGTCTGATGGCAGAATCCAAAGGCAACGAAGCAATTGTTGTTCTGGCTGATACGCCTTACTATGAATCTCTGGAATCCGCCATGAAGATTCGGAAGTATGTAAAGCAGAGAAACGTAAGCCAGCTTCCAAAAACTGTGCAGAAAATCATCAGCGATCAGCAGGACGAAGCCGGAAAATATGAGCTGAGCGCTATGACCGAATTGCAAAATGCTATTGAAGGGGCACAGTTCTATGTAGATGGTGAGCATTTGGAAATCAAAGCCGGAAATGCCAAGAGCAAGATTGACCAGTCTCTTGAATATCTGGTTGCTCATGTGTATAGCAAGCTCGACCTGATTACAGATAATGCAGGCAGTGACGCAGATATTATTGCGATTCTGACAGGTGCGGTAACAGCACTTCCGGGCATGGAACCGAACCGTGATGCTGCTTCTGCTATGGAAGAATATCTGGAAATGCAGGATGCGAAAAAGCTGCCGACGTCTATGGCAGATGTGCAAAGCAAATACAGTGCGATTCCGTATGGCTGGAAAGAAATCGACATTGCTGCGGTTGCGGCACAGCTGATTTATTCCCAGAAAGTAACCATCAAGTATGCAGGCAATACCATTCAGCCGGATGACCCGAAACTGCCGGATATGCTCCGTAAAAAGAGTGAGATTGGTAAGACTTCCATCAGCAAGCGTAAAACCATTTCCGCAACGATGATGCGTGATGTGAAATCAATGCTCCGGGATTATTTCGATGTTATGGATGTACCGGATGATGAAGATGGTCTGATTCGCTTTGTGACTGAGAAATTCAGTGAACAGCGTGATTACTATGCTTCTCTGGATGCCCGTTATGATGGACATAAATATCCGGATCGTGCATTGGTGCAGGAAGCTATTCATCTGATGGATGATGTACTTTCTCAGAAGAAAGACAATATTGCTCTGATTGAGCGTGTACTGAAAAAAGAGGATGCTCTTTTCGATAACAAGGAAGCCATGAGCAACGGCATTGAAAACTTTTTCAAGACCCAGGTAACAGTATTCGACCAGGCAGTGCAGTTTGAAAAATCTCTGCACGACGATCTCGACCGTATTGCAGAAAATGAGGAAGCACATAAAGCGCTGAATACCATTCGTTTGATTACGATTGTTCAGACCGGAAGCAAGTTCAATTATAACCGGATTCGTGAACTGAATCCGTTGATGGATACGGTTCGTACTGCCCATGATAAGATGCTGGAAGAAAAACGTGCCGAGGTTCTGGAAACGGTTCGTCAGTGTATGGAAGCAACCCACACTGCCGCAAACGGCGATTCCAAGGCATCTCATCTGATTGAAAAATCGGATAAATATTTCAGTCAGTGCAAGGAGAAAATCGCAGAATTAAAGAGCCTTGCCCTTCTGGATGCCATGTTCCTGCCGATGTGCCAGTACAAGGATGATACCGTCAGCAATATCGAGACTGTTCTGGCTCCGCCTGCACCGAAGCCGCCAGTGCAGCCGACACAGCCTGGAAAAAGAACAAGCGACCGCAAAGAAAAAGGTTGTCCGTGCTTATAA
- a CDS encoding DUF1788 domain-containing protein, which yields MSEIKERLDKVRALIQEPEFLEGKGLSNEVNIRIFCYEPENEMVVRHFVNQLETDQFLDCHLIVCNLYKTFLSICDDMDITDAIPDMEEADGSAYLLEQLNSAIGNGEFIEKIQYEPHELGDVLMLTGVGEVFPFMRIHTLLEALQPYFSDVPILVMYPGEFDGRHVKLFNRLTPNDYYRAFNVID from the coding sequence ATGAGTGAAATAAAAGAGCGCTTGGACAAAGTTCGGGCATTGATTCAGGAACCGGAGTTCCTGGAAGGCAAAGGACTCAGCAATGAGGTGAATATCAGAATCTTCTGTTATGAACCGGAGAATGAAATGGTTGTCCGCCATTTTGTGAATCAGCTGGAAACCGATCAGTTCTTAGATTGCCATTTGATCGTTTGTAATTTATATAAAACATTTCTCTCTATCTGCGATGATATGGACATCACAGATGCGATTCCCGATATGGAAGAAGCTGACGGGAGTGCTTATCTTTTGGAGCAGCTTAATTCTGCAATCGGCAATGGAGAGTTTATTGAAAAAATCCAGTATGAGCCACACGAACTGGGTGACGTGCTGATGCTGACAGGTGTAGGCGAGGTATTCCCGTTTATGAGAATCCATACGTTACTGGAAGCCTTGCAACCGTATTTTTCGGATGTTCCGATTTTGGTGATGTATCCGGGGGAGTTTGATGGTCGTCATGTAAAACTGTTCAACCGTTTGACACCAAATGATTATTATCGGGCATTCAATGTCATAGATTAA
- a CDS encoding DUF1819 family protein, which produces MDHSYPYIASLTREPFLFYEMRSTAKLMSEGISDDTIVKEIVEQNLFQYPTEKSITRMAKACIKRLHALEDDSLISAIASQPTDVAKQICLYALMKQSRLVWEFMLTIIGEKYRLRDTSFGKIDLNTFFMRLQEQNDTVASWSDSTITKLKQIIARVLVETEYLDNLKADHLNPVWLHPILENAIRSNGDTAVLPAFNCFV; this is translated from the coding sequence ATGGATCATTCTTATCCTTATATTGCATCTTTGACCAGAGAGCCGTTCCTTTTTTATGAAATGCGTTCCACTGCAAAGCTTATGTCAGAAGGAATTTCCGATGATACGATTGTTAAAGAAATTGTAGAGCAGAATCTTTTCCAGTATCCAACGGAAAAATCTATCACACGCATGGCGAAAGCCTGTATCAAACGACTCCATGCGCTAGAAGATGATTCTCTGATTTCTGCGATTGCGTCACAGCCGACGGATGTGGCAAAACAGATTTGTCTGTATGCATTGATGAAGCAGAGTCGACTGGTTTGGGAATTTATGCTGACCATCATTGGTGAGAAGTACAGATTAAGGGACACGTCTTTTGGTAAAATAGATTTGAATACATTTTTTATGCGTTTACAGGAACAAAATGATACCGTAGCTTCCTGGAGCGATAGTACGATAACAAAGTTAAAACAGATTATTGCCAGAGTGCTTGTCGAAACAGAATATCTCGACAACCTCAAGGCAGATCATTTGAATCCAGTATGGCTGCATCCTATTTTAGAGAATGCCATCAGAAGCAATGGCGACACGGCGGTACTGCCGGCGTTTAATTGCTTTGTGTAG